A genomic stretch from Planctomycetaceae bacterium includes:
- a CDS encoding peptide chain release factor 3, with protein sequence MSQVDPVVARETAMRRTFAIISHPDAGKTTLTEKLLLYGGCLEVAGAVRGRKTQKSATSDWMALEKQRGISVSSTVLAFEYDGVQVNLLDTPGHHDFSEDTYRTLCAADCAVMVIDLANGVESQTEKLFNVCRIRKIPVLTFVNKVDRPGKETLEVLEDIESKLGIVPVPVNWPLGTGFDFRGVIDLKTKIAHLFEERDNLHRLGSRPVPLAEVDTSTMPQGIVEQALEEVELLEAAGAEYDRERFLNGEVSPVFFGSALTNYGVEEFLKGFLKLAPAPRDRNSDIGMVPTTRPQFAGFVFKIQANLDPRHRDRIAFLRVCAGRFEREMEVFHPRLGKKIKLKRAHKLFGQERETMDEAYPGDIIGLVNPGEFHLGDTICVGEPLNFESLPQFSPEFFATMICTDTGRRKQFERGLTQLMEEGAIQLFNSPNTAQKQNIMAAVGELQFDVVKFRLKSEYDTETEVRWMNYKVARWVVPKPDCKSELNLLSSSRMVEDQYSQPAVLFLSEWEAQHCEKQNPEWEFLTMRFRTGTPVGK encoded by the coding sequence ATGTCTCAGGTTGACCCCGTCGTCGCTCGCGAAACTGCGATGCGACGAACATTTGCAATTATTTCGCACCCGGACGCCGGTAAGACGACGCTGACAGAAAAGCTGCTGCTCTACGGTGGCTGCCTGGAGGTGGCTGGCGCAGTGCGCGGTCGCAAGACTCAGAAGTCAGCGACTTCGGACTGGATGGCCCTTGAAAAACAGCGGGGGATTTCAGTCAGTTCCACTGTGCTGGCGTTTGAATACGACGGTGTGCAGGTCAATCTTCTGGACACCCCCGGTCACCATGATTTCAGTGAAGACACCTACCGTACACTCTGCGCGGCCGACTGCGCTGTAATGGTGATCGACCTTGCGAACGGAGTCGAAAGTCAGACAGAGAAACTGTTTAACGTTTGTCGAATCCGAAAAATTCCGGTTTTGACTTTTGTGAACAAAGTCGATCGCCCCGGGAAGGAAACTCTGGAAGTTCTGGAAGACATCGAAAGTAAACTGGGGATTGTGCCTGTCCCGGTAAACTGGCCGCTCGGGACAGGTTTCGACTTTCGCGGCGTGATCGATCTGAAGACGAAGATTGCCCACCTGTTTGAAGAACGAGATAACCTCCACCGGCTTGGCTCACGCCCGGTGCCTCTTGCTGAAGTTGATACTTCGACAATGCCCCAGGGCATCGTCGAGCAGGCACTGGAAGAGGTTGAGCTACTGGAAGCTGCCGGGGCTGAGTACGATCGAGAACGGTTTCTCAACGGAGAAGTTTCCCCTGTATTCTTCGGCAGTGCGCTGACCAATTACGGTGTCGAGGAATTCCTGAAGGGGTTCTTGAAGCTGGCTCCCGCTCCGCGCGACCGTAACAGCGACATTGGAATGGTGCCGACAACACGTCCGCAGTTCGCCGGTTTTGTGTTCAAAATCCAGGCAAACCTTGACCCCAGACACAGAGACCGCATTGCTTTTCTGAGAGTCTGTGCGGGGCGATTCGAGCGTGAAATGGAGGTCTTCCACCCTCGACTTGGTAAGAAGATCAAACTCAAACGAGCCCACAAATTATTCGGACAGGAACGAGAAACCATGGATGAAGCCTATCCGGGCGATATCATCGGGCTCGTCAATCCGGGTGAATTCCATTTGGGGGATACGATCTGTGTCGGGGAGCCATTGAATTTCGAATCCCTTCCACAATTTTCGCCGGAATTCTTTGCAACAATGATTTGCACAGATACCGGTCGTCGCAAGCAGTTCGAACGTGGGCTCACTCAGCTGATGGAAGAGGGCGCAATTCAATTGTTTAACAGCCCCAACACGGCCCAGAAACAGAACATCATGGCTGCCGTCGGGGAACTTCAGTTCGACGTCGTGAAATTCCGTTTGAAATCAGAGTATGATACCGAAACCGAGGTTCGGTGGATGAACTACAAGGTAGCTCGCTGGGTTGTGCCAAAGCCTGATTGCAAGTCTGAGCTGAACCTGCTGTCATCCAGCCGGATGGTTGAGGATCAATACAGCCAGCCAGCCGTCCTGTTCCTTTCTGAATGGGAAGCTCAGCATTGTGAAAAACAAAACCCGGAGTGGGAATTTCTGACGATGCGATTTCGAACCGGTACCCCGGTTGGGAAGTAG
- a CDS encoding creatininase family protein — protein sequence MNLADLTWPAIDALDRKTPIVLPIAALEQHGRHMPVFTDSLLLGEIMRRVQRLPVASHILFAPLQWFGNSHHHLDMPGTMSASPRLYLDLLQDMAENFIVHGFQRIVFVNGHGGNTTPSQQACFELRQKYRNRSDLLLAALTYWDSARPCDTIDGLTQNEMGHACEWETSMMLALRPELIHGNPDDVPEVPFGSGASPGYRGWTMPDRSTPGHIGTPADATATKGEALFEVFATGVAGFLHRVSTWDGQHWNV from the coding sequence ATGAACCTTGCCGACCTGACCTGGCCAGCTATTGATGCATTGGACCGAAAAACACCGATTGTCCTGCCGATTGCAGCACTGGAACAACACGGGCGGCATATGCCCGTTTTCACCGACAGTTTGCTGTTAGGTGAAATCATGAGACGTGTTCAACGATTGCCGGTTGCTTCGCACATTCTGTTTGCTCCGCTGCAGTGGTTCGGCAATTCGCATCATCATCTGGATATGCCAGGAACAATGTCGGCGTCGCCGCGCCTATATCTGGATTTGCTGCAAGACATGGCGGAAAATTTCATCGTCCATGGATTCCAGCGGATCGTTTTTGTGAATGGTCATGGCGGAAATACAACACCATCCCAACAGGCGTGTTTCGAGCTTCGGCAAAAGTACCGCAATCGGAGTGATCTTCTGCTGGCAGCCTTAACCTACTGGGATTCCGCTCGACCATGCGACACAATCGACGGTTTAACTCAGAACGAAATGGGGCACGCGTGCGAATGGGAAACAAGCATGATGCTGGCACTTCGCCCGGAACTGATTCACGGAAATCCGGATGATGTGCCGGAAGTGCCGTTTGGTTCCGGTGCATCCCCTGGTTATCGAGGCTGGACAATGCCGGACCGAAGTACACCCGGACATATTGGTACGCCTGCTGACGCGACTGCCACGAAAGGCGAAGCGTTGTTCGAGGTGTTTGCCACTGGGGTCGCCGGATTCCTGCACCGAGTCTCCACATGGGACGGACAGCACTGGAACGTCTGA
- a CDS encoding peptidylprolyl isomerase — MAANRQSEVTAAVKDIDFEKNDYQIELKTNHGTITLDLLPDEAPGHCMNLMGLARIGFYNGVSFHRVINGFMIQGGCPNGTGTGGPGYTIKAEFNETPHVEGVLSMARTNDPNSAGSQFFICLGTHDYLDRQYTAFGRTADQSSLDVVKKIGNLPTDRGDKPTTPAVIESATVVAKPR; from the coding sequence ATGGCCGCCAACCGACAATCTGAAGTCACAGCCGCAGTGAAAGACATTGACTTCGAAAAAAACGATTACCAAATCGAACTGAAGACGAATCATGGAACAATTACACTCGACCTGCTGCCTGATGAAGCTCCCGGCCATTGCATGAATCTGATGGGCCTTGCTCGGATCGGATTTTACAACGGAGTATCGTTTCACCGGGTCATCAATGGGTTCATGATTCAGGGTGGTTGCCCCAACGGTACTGGCACGGGAGGTCCCGGCTATACCATCAAGGCCGAATTCAACGAAACACCTCACGTTGAAGGTGTGCTTTCCATGGCCCGAACGAACGATCCAAACTCGGCTGGTTCGCAATTCTTCATTTGCCTGGGGACTCACGACTACCTTGATCGTCAATACACGGCATTCGGACGAACGGCTGATCAGAGCAGCCTGGATGTTGTAAAAAAAATCGGAAATTTGCCGACGGATCGGGGTGACAAGCCTACAACACCTGCAGTCATCGAATCAGCCACCGTGGTCGCAAAGCCGCGATAG
- the hflK gene encoding FtsH protease activity modulator HflK: MAVLRNPDFDRSGVVNTIHAREFFVTANNQRIEINRQDVVRFVRVLALVATIVTVLVLGSRSMYSVEPSERAVVLRFGKFLTTSEPGLHFCIPFVDEVLSVDMRERTLRLPIGAESSRVAPDVSEEDVLMLTGDLNAAAVEWTVQWQISDPQQYLFTFHDSSLEQDEYLQGVISVVGRTVMNRLVGDYSIDEVLTGKRSEIGQEAELATQRILDTYECGIRITDLQMQRVTPPEQVKPSFAAVNEAVQLRDKYINEASRERNELIPKANAERDKAIREAEGYAARRRSEVKGEIDSLMAQYEQYAKAPEETRRRLYLESMERVLSSVKDKTIIDSDLNQLLPLLQLDRDND; the protein is encoded by the coding sequence GTGGCAGTTTTACGGAATCCGGACTTTGACCGGTCCGGAGTTGTAAACACGATTCACGCCAGGGAGTTCTTTGTGACAGCCAACAATCAGCGAATCGAAATTAACAGGCAGGATGTGGTACGGTTTGTTCGCGTGCTTGCTCTCGTTGCGACGATTGTGACGGTTCTGGTGCTCGGAAGCCGGTCGATGTATTCCGTGGAACCAAGTGAAAGAGCGGTTGTTCTGCGGTTCGGAAAGTTTCTGACCACATCAGAGCCGGGGCTTCATTTTTGTATCCCCTTCGTGGACGAAGTGCTTTCCGTCGATATGCGAGAACGCACCCTGCGCCTGCCGATTGGGGCGGAATCCAGTCGTGTGGCTCCGGATGTGTCTGAAGAAGATGTCCTGATGCTGACCGGAGACCTGAATGCAGCAGCCGTCGAATGGACTGTGCAGTGGCAGATATCAGATCCACAACAGTATCTGTTTACGTTTCACGATTCTTCACTGGAGCAGGACGAATACCTGCAGGGAGTGATCAGTGTTGTGGGGCGAACTGTGATGAATCGACTTGTCGGTGACTATTCGATCGATGAAGTACTGACAGGAAAGCGAAGTGAGATTGGCCAGGAAGCCGAACTCGCAACTCAGCGCATTCTTGATACTTACGAATGCGGTATTCGGATCACCGACCTTCAAATGCAGCGAGTTACTCCACCTGAGCAGGTGAAACCTTCCTTTGCTGCGGTGAATGAAGCCGTGCAATTGAGGGATAAATACATCAATGAGGCCAGTCGCGAGCGAAATGAGCTGATACCCAAAGCCAATGCTGAACGCGACAAAGCGATTCGCGAGGCAGAAGGATATGCGGCAAGGCGGCGGTCAGAAGTGAAGGGCGAAATAGATTCGCTGATGGCCCAGTATGAACAATACGCCAAGGCCCCGGAGGAGACGCGCCGCCGACTTTACCTGGAATCGATGGAACGAGTGCTTTCTTCTGTCAAAGACAAAACGATTATTGATTCGGATCTGAATCAGCTTCTGCCTCTGCTTCAGCTGGACCGAGACAACGACTGA
- the hflC gene encoding protease modulator HflC, protein MSADARSFRTSHLAFIAFMLFALAMSSMFTVSPREMAVVVEFGKPVRGIQEPGLYFKIPLIQEVRRVPRTRQFWANARDDMLVDLPTRDGKKIEVSVWAIWRITDPEKFVRVLQTLDNAEQQVRQRVRAGVRDVITSYDLSEVVRSSNRELTYSLGMDPVSATSATDSASVPMTSHDVIHAGEVTDIRFGREKILDEIRNRIRSQIVGDGAEGNGDSLDRGIELVDVGISSIGFVQSVRIAAFERLKAFMDSIASGHKNAGVQRKAEILNQTSAEVEKILGEGEEQSKRIRGEVEAEIIELYAQALRTTGDFYQFQRTLEVYEKSLGADTRMILTTDNDLLRLLKEPGKADKLPPTNSGDNHERSNVAQ, encoded by the coding sequence ATGTCAGCGGATGCTCGATCTTTCAGGACTTCGCATCTTGCGTTTATCGCTTTTATGCTGTTTGCATTAGCGATGTCTTCAATGTTTACCGTCAGTCCGCGCGAGATGGCTGTTGTCGTTGAGTTTGGAAAGCCGGTTCGAGGGATCCAGGAGCCCGGCCTGTACTTTAAAATTCCGCTGATTCAGGAAGTACGCCGCGTTCCCCGGACTCGACAGTTCTGGGCGAATGCCCGCGATGACATGCTGGTTGATCTTCCAACCCGCGATGGTAAGAAAATTGAAGTTTCGGTTTGGGCGATCTGGCGAATTACGGATCCGGAGAAGTTTGTTCGGGTGCTTCAAACCCTGGACAATGCTGAACAACAAGTGCGACAACGGGTTCGTGCTGGTGTTCGTGACGTCATTACATCCTACGATTTGTCAGAGGTTGTTCGAAGCAGTAACCGTGAATTGACCTATTCACTGGGAATGGATCCTGTGTCGGCGACGAGCGCTACTGACAGCGCGTCGGTTCCAATGACATCACACGACGTGATCCATGCGGGCGAGGTCACTGATATTCGGTTTGGTCGAGAAAAGATTCTGGATGAGATTCGGAATCGGATTCGTTCGCAAATCGTGGGTGACGGTGCTGAAGGCAACGGTGATTCACTGGACCGCGGAATCGAACTTGTCGATGTCGGAATCTCCAGTATTGGCTTTGTTCAGTCTGTTCGTATTGCTGCGTTTGAACGCCTGAAGGCGTTCATGGATTCGATTGCCTCCGGGCACAAAAATGCAGGGGTTCAGCGTAAGGCTGAGATTCTGAACCAGACGAGTGCCGAGGTTGAGAAGATCCTCGGAGAAGGTGAAGAACAGAGTAAACGGATCCGGGGGGAAGTGGAGGCAGAGATCATTGAGCTATATGCGCAGGCGCTTCGTACTACCGGCGACTTTTACCAGTTCCAGCGAACACTGGAAGTTTACGAGAAATCGCTGGGGGCAGACACGCGGATGATCCTGACCACCGACAATGACTTGCTGCGACTATTAAAGGAGCCTGGCAAGGCGGACAAACTGCCCCCGACCAATTCCGGCGACAACCATGAACGTTCAAATGTTGCCCAATGA
- a CDS encoding MFS transporter → MHRNHRTWVSTGTCCFAGLFWASLRLDTGPAALLTVRAILGKESDGSVGSLQSGASLGAILVPVYIGITESWGKTWEFPFWSIGIAGLCWIPAWFVLIRGRNLMQIKSDVQSNAAAGLPAGGNQSMAGNRLVRCVICLAIMIGSLNISWQFLRAWIIKFLVEFHGYTDTQSRVVNVVYFIAADVGCLLSGALMTALLMRNWKKQNARLLGFFLFSLLTICGAAIPYVQPGILMMVLLCITGAGILGLHPFYYSLAQELSARHMGSLSGLLAAFGWVCSGRAQELIGREIEATGSYERGLLMAGLAPLIGFASLAFLWPNDEQVEPTAATSP, encoded by the coding sequence ATGCATCGGAATCACCGGACCTGGGTATCTACAGGTACCTGTTGCTTTGCCGGATTGTTCTGGGCTTCTTTGAGGCTGGACACTGGCCCTGCAGCGTTACTGACAGTGCGAGCCATTCTGGGGAAAGAATCGGACGGCAGCGTGGGATCACTGCAGAGCGGGGCATCGCTCGGAGCCATTCTGGTTCCCGTCTACATCGGGATCACAGAAAGCTGGGGCAAAACATGGGAGTTCCCATTCTGGTCCATTGGAATCGCTGGCTTGTGCTGGATCCCAGCGTGGTTTGTGCTGATCCGAGGTCGAAATCTGATGCAGATCAAATCGGATGTGCAGAGCAATGCAGCAGCAGGGTTGCCGGCGGGCGGGAATCAATCAATGGCAGGCAACAGACTGGTTCGCTGCGTGATTTGCCTCGCCATCATGATTGGATCACTGAATATTAGCTGGCAGTTCCTCCGCGCCTGGATCATCAAGTTTCTGGTGGAATTTCATGGATACACGGATACGCAATCTCGCGTTGTTAATGTCGTTTACTTCATCGCCGCTGACGTTGGGTGCCTGCTCAGCGGAGCACTGATGACGGCTCTGCTGATGCGTAACTGGAAGAAGCAAAATGCGCGTCTGCTGGGCTTCTTCCTGTTCTCTTTGCTGACCATTTGTGGAGCGGCGATTCCTTACGTCCAGCCCGGGATACTAATGATGGTATTACTCTGTATCACCGGCGCCGGCATCCTTGGGTTGCACCCGTTTTACTATTCACTGGCTCAGGAGTTATCTGCCCGTCATATGGGTTCGCTCAGCGGATTGCTGGCGGCCTTCGGATGGGTTTGCTCAGGCCGAGCTCAGGAATTGATCGGTAGGGAAATTGAAGCCACGGGGAGTTACGAAAGGGGCCTTTTGATGGCGGGTCTCGCCCCGCTGATCGGATTTGCCTCTCTGGCGTTTCTGTGGCCTAACGACGAACAGGTCGAACCGACTGCAGCCACGAGCCCCTGA
- a CDS encoding PQQ-binding-like beta-propeller repeat protein codes for MKQSPYTMCWGSVFVALTFGICLHSNTNAGASDWRQFRGNLSNSVAADSNLPTELSGGTVAWKKPLPGRGLSGPIVVGGRLYLTASSGYAQDRLHVLCFDAETGEQIWERQFTATGRTGCHDKMCNATPTMASDGTRVFAFFSSNDLICLDLDGNLQWYRGLGSEFPNASNSLGMSSSPIVIGTSVVVQVESDAEAFACGIDAESGQTKWQIERPRAANWTSPTVLPATESHPGLALLQSSKGVAAVDPETGETVWNFDKGASTIPSSTVSEGRVIIPSNGLTILQPSEDGKSFEQLLNESSLSPSTPSPVVVNGISYTINSAGVVSAGDLKDGKRIWQLRLKGPFSGTPIVSNGYLYVFNEGGTAFVVKLGSDKGESISELDLGETVLCSPAASGNSLYVRSDGHLWKFADPQ; via the coding sequence ATGAAACAATCTCCGTACACCATGTGCTGGGGCTCAGTATTTGTCGCCCTGACATTCGGTATTTGCCTGCATTCGAATACAAACGCCGGTGCCAGCGACTGGCGACAATTTCGTGGGAACTTGTCCAATTCTGTCGCGGCCGACTCGAACTTACCCACTGAACTCAGTGGAGGAACGGTTGCCTGGAAGAAGCCGTTGCCGGGCCGCGGTTTATCAGGCCCGATCGTTGTTGGCGGGCGATTGTACCTGACCGCAAGTTCAGGGTACGCTCAGGACAGGTTGCATGTACTGTGCTTCGACGCGGAAACTGGCGAACAGATCTGGGAACGACAGTTCACGGCAACAGGCCGGACCGGCTGCCATGACAAGATGTGTAACGCAACACCAACAATGGCCAGCGATGGCACTCGCGTCTTCGCGTTCTTCAGCAGCAACGACCTGATTTGTCTGGACCTGGACGGAAATCTGCAATGGTACCGCGGGCTGGGAAGCGAATTCCCAAATGCCAGTAACAGTTTGGGAATGTCCAGTTCTCCAATTGTCATTGGAACTTCAGTTGTAGTGCAGGTCGAAAGCGATGCAGAGGCTTTTGCCTGCGGTATCGATGCGGAATCTGGTCAAACGAAATGGCAGATTGAACGGCCGCGTGCAGCAAACTGGACGTCCCCCACAGTCTTGCCTGCAACTGAAAGCCATCCTGGCCTGGCATTACTTCAGTCATCCAAAGGTGTGGCTGCTGTCGATCCTGAGACGGGAGAAACTGTGTGGAATTTCGATAAGGGCGCGTCAACAATTCCCTCATCCACCGTTTCTGAAGGACGCGTAATCATTCCGTCCAATGGACTGACGATTCTTCAGCCGTCCGAAGACGGGAAATCGTTTGAGCAACTTCTGAATGAATCCAGTCTGAGCCCTTCGACTCCAAGTCCGGTCGTTGTGAACGGAATCTCCTATACGATTAATTCAGCAGGAGTCGTCAGTGCCGGAGATCTGAAAGACGGCAAACGGATCTGGCAGTTGCGTTTGAAAGGCCCTTTCAGTGGAACGCCCATCGTTTCGAATGGGTACCTGTATGTCTTCAATGAAGGCGGGACTGCCTTTGTCGTCAAACTGGGCTCCGACAAGGGGGAATCAATCAGCGAACTGGATTTAGGCGAAACGGTCCTGTGCAGCCCGGCGGCATCGGGCAATTCACTTTATGTTCGAAGTGACGGCCATCTCTGGAAGTTTGCAGATCCTCAATAG
- the lptB gene encoding LPS export ABC transporter ATP-binding protein — MTLLRCEGLVKDYPGKRAVDGVSFHVERGEIVGLLGPNGAGKSTSFRMACGLISPTEGRVFLGNEDVTQWAMYRRAQAGLGYLPQDPSIFAKLSVEQNIQAILEFRGYSRKQARERIEQLLTEFGLFEKRLQRSGSLSGGERRRLEIARALASDPQIILLDEPFTGIDPVTIHSIQDIITGLKNRGISILLTDHRERETLTITDRSYIICGGRVLVSGDAETVLSDPNAIANYFGKRFDAESIIGGRDSFRKSA, encoded by the coding sequence ATGACGCTGCTGCGATGCGAAGGATTGGTGAAGGATTACCCTGGCAAGCGAGCCGTAGACGGTGTGAGTTTTCACGTCGAACGCGGAGAGATTGTGGGACTGCTGGGACCGAACGGAGCAGGAAAAAGCACTTCGTTTCGGATGGCCTGTGGACTTATTTCGCCAACAGAAGGTCGGGTGTTTCTGGGGAATGAGGACGTCACTCAATGGGCGATGTACCGTCGCGCGCAGGCGGGACTCGGTTACCTGCCTCAGGATCCCAGCATCTTCGCAAAGCTGTCAGTGGAGCAGAATATTCAGGCAATACTTGAGTTTCGCGGGTACAGCAGGAAGCAGGCTCGCGAGCGAATTGAACAGCTTCTGACCGAGTTCGGTCTGTTTGAAAAGCGACTTCAACGATCCGGTTCATTGTCCGGGGGAGAACGACGTCGGCTGGAAATCGCAAGAGCCCTTGCCAGCGATCCGCAAATCATTCTGCTGGACGAACCTTTTACGGGAATTGACCCAGTCACGATTCACAGCATTCAGGACATTATCACAGGCCTGAAAAATCGGGGTATCTCGATTCTCTTGACTGACCATCGCGAACGCGAGACTCTGACCATTACGGATCGCAGTTACATCATCTGCGGAGGTCGGGTTTTGGTATCTGGCGACGCCGAAACTGTTTTGAGTGATCCCAATGCAATCGCAAACTATTTTGGGAAGCGCTTTGATGCCGAATCTATTATTGGCGGTCGGGACTCATTTCGTAAGTCGGCGTAG
- a CDS encoding acetolactate synthase yields MSSAFGDDASVGPATSRGRDWPCLRQFIVFLENRVGSLHDILRRVERDDLRIVALSILDSADCAVARIIVNNYERAHELLTFANVTMFETDIIGVLLPNTDQPHTSVLGSLMSAELNVHYVYPLMYRKNGRGAVAVYVNELDEALRVLRERQYELITEDDLLAYDEFF; encoded by the coding sequence ATGAGTTCAGCGTTTGGTGATGATGCATCTGTGGGACCCGCAACTTCGCGAGGACGTGACTGGCCATGCCTGCGGCAGTTTATCGTTTTCCTGGAGAATCGTGTCGGATCTCTGCACGATATTCTTCGCCGTGTCGAACGGGATGACCTGAGAATCGTCGCGCTGAGTATTCTGGATTCTGCTGATTGTGCAGTGGCTCGCATCATCGTGAACAACTACGAGCGGGCACATGAATTGTTGACATTTGCCAATGTCACCATGTTTGAAACAGATATCATCGGTGTCCTTCTGCCGAACACGGATCAGCCTCACACGTCAGTTCTTGGCAGCCTGATGTCGGCAGAGCTGAACGTCCATTATGTTTATCCACTGATGTATCGAAAGAATGGTCGCGGAGCAGTTGCCGTTTACGTCAACGAGCTGGATGAAGCTCTGCGTGTGCTCAGGGAACGCCAGTACGAGTTGATTACTGAAGATGACCTGCTGGCCTACGATGAGTTCTTTTAG
- a CDS encoding acetylxylan esterase, with amino-acid sequence MMNLFSQRHLIGLSVCLFLMVSPMSDEVYGDEFNYDESKVPQFTLPDLLKAQDGSVVDSAEKWVKIRRPEILQLFADHVFGHLPPAVNKLRTRIRSEKNDAVQGKAIRREITVFFTSEDDGPQMDMLVYTPKSATGPVPAFIGLNFNGNHTVEDDPAIHITTSWVRNNKDLGITDNRASEASRGKSSGRWPVAEIIGAGYGLVTIYYGDIDPDFDDGFKNGVHAIWPESQNRTASSGGSISAWAWGLSRALDVLEVDPLIDGSKVAVVGHSRLGKTSLWAGATDQRFAMVISNDSGCGGAALSRRAFGETVKRINTSFPHWFCMQHRTYNDNETASPVDHHMLIALAAPRPIYVASAEDDKWADPRGEFLSAQLAGSVYELLGRKGLPSNSMPAVNQPLVADVGYHIRTGKHDINEYDWAQYIKFANQHLKGNH; translated from the coding sequence ATGATGAATCTTTTCAGCCAGCGACACCTGATCGGGTTGTCCGTTTGCCTATTTCTGATGGTGTCTCCCATGTCGGACGAAGTCTACGGCGATGAGTTCAATTACGACGAATCCAAAGTGCCGCAGTTCACGTTGCCCGATCTTTTGAAGGCTCAGGACGGATCGGTTGTCGATTCCGCGGAAAAGTGGGTGAAAATTCGTCGACCGGAAATCCTGCAGCTGTTCGCGGATCATGTTTTCGGCCATCTCCCACCGGCCGTGAACAAACTTCGCACGCGCATTCGCAGTGAAAAGAACGACGCAGTTCAGGGAAAAGCAATTCGCAGGGAAATCACGGTCTTCTTCACCAGCGAAGACGACGGCCCACAAATGGACATGCTTGTTTACACCCCCAAAAGTGCAACCGGGCCGGTACCTGCATTTATCGGACTCAACTTCAATGGTAACCACACCGTGGAGGACGATCCGGCAATTCACATCACAACGTCGTGGGTTCGCAACAACAAAGATCTGGGAATTACGGACAACCGGGCCAGCGAAGCCTCGCGTGGGAAGTCTTCCGGGCGATGGCCGGTAGCAGAAATCATTGGTGCGGGCTACGGGTTGGTAACCATCTACTACGGGGATATAGACCCGGATTTCGACGATGGCTTCAAGAACGGCGTACATGCCATCTGGCCGGAAAGCCAGAACCGCACCGCGTCAAGCGGTGGCTCAATCAGTGCGTGGGCATGGGGCTTAAGTCGAGCCCTGGATGTGCTGGAAGTCGACCCGCTGATTGATGGCAGCAAGGTCGCCGTGGTCGGTCATTCTCGACTGGGAAAGACATCACTCTGGGCAGGTGCCACAGATCAAAGGTTTGCGATGGTGATTTCCAACGATTCCGGCTGCGGTGGGGCGGCACTCAGTCGCCGTGCGTTTGGTGAGACGGTGAAGCGCATTAACACGTCATTCCCGCATTGGTTCTGCATGCAGCATCGTACCTACAACGATAACGAAACCGCCTCTCCCGTTGACCATCATATGTTAATTGCACTCGCTGCCCCCCGACCGATTTACGTGGCGAGCGCTGAAGATGACAAATGGGCAGACCCGCGCGGCGAGTTCCTCTCCGCTCAACTCGCCGGATCTGTCTACGAATTACTCGGCAGGAAAGGGCTCCCTTCCAACAGCATGCCTGCTGTGAATCAGCCTTTGGTGGCCGACGTCGGTTATCACATCCGAACGGGTAAACACGATATCAATGAATATGACTGGGCCCAATACATCAAATTTGCCAATCAGCATTTGAAGGGGAATCATTAA